The Amycolatopsis japonica nucleotide sequence ATGGGGGGTGTCCATGCGGTGAGTTCACGGCGTCCAGCCGGTATACCCGGAGCGGTTTCACGGAGTGAGACGCGCGGGGGCCGTCCATTATCGTTTCATCGACGGCTCCGTCAGGTCGCCCATTGTCTGCTGCGTCGATCCACGCCGTCTGGAATTCATCGCGAGTACACCAAACGACAATGTCCGACCCTTCAGGGGGAACTGTGCCACCAACCAACCGAGATGTTCTCGAGCCGGCGCAAGTAGAACCGAAACCGCAGGTCCGCGCCGACCAGGTGCTGATCTCGCGCCTTGGCCTGCGTATTCCGCCCAGCCTCACCTATGGCGACTGGGAACGAGCGGGACTGCAGCTTTCCCGGATCTTCGATTCATCGGCCTGGTGCCTTGGCGACTGGCTGGTCTGCGGTCAGGAGAACTACGCCGATCGCTATGTCCGGGCGATCGACGCCGCGGGCCTCGACTATCAGACCCTGCGTAACTATGCCTGGGTCACGCGCCGTTTCCAACTGGAGAGACGCCGTGAACTGCTGAGTTTCCAGCATCACGCCGAGGTCGCCGCACTCGACACCAGGGAACAGGACCATTGGCTGGACCGTGCCGAGAAAGAAAGATGGTCGCGCAACGAGCTACGCCGCAGGCTGCGGGGGATCAAAGCGAACAAGAAGACCGGCGCGGAACCGGCCTCGGTGGTGCCGAGGCTCGCCGTTGCCAGGGAACGCGTCGAGCGCTGGCGAGCCGCCGCACAACAGGCGGATGATCATCTGGAGAACTGGATGGTCCTGATACTCGACCGGGCGGCAGAGGATATATTGAGTACGAAATCGACGTGATGACGGTAAATGCCTGTCGGCGGCGCGGAGACGCTCACCGAAAGGGATATTACACGTGAACGCGGTTTTCACAGAGCCCGATCGACGGCCGGAGGTTCGTCCCGCTGGCGGGACGAACCTCCGGGGCGGTCGCCTGTTCGGGCCAATGCGGGATTCGATCCAGCACGACTATTGCCGCTGAAGCGGTGGAGGACACCTCTCATGACGACGAAGAAAACACGTGTCGCTGTAGTGACCGGAGCCGGAAGGGGGATCGGCCTCGCGATCGTTCGCGCGCTGGTCGAAGACGGATACACCGTCGTCGCGGGCAGCCGCACCGTCACCGCCGGATTGAAGGAACTGACCGCGGACGCGCTCGAGGCCGATCTCGGCCATCCCGACGAGCCCGCCCGCGTCGTACGGCACGCTCTCGACCAGCATGGCGGAATCGATCTGCTGGTCAACAATGTCGCGGGCACGTCGACGCCGCCCGGCGGATTTCTCCAGCTCGACGACGAGGCGTTCCTGCACACCTTCAATGTGACGTTCATGTCGAATGTCCGTGCGACGCGGGCCGCGCTGCCGAGCCTTCTCGAGCGCCGCGGCGCGGTGATCAACATCAGTTCGGTCAACGCGAAACTGCCCCAGCCGCGGCTGGTCGCGCAATCCGCGGTCAAGGCCGCGGTGTCGAATCTCGGCAAGGCACTCGCCGAGGAGTTCGGCGGACAGGGTCTGCGGGTGAACACCATTTCACCCGGCCCGGTGTGGACCGATCTGTGGACTTCACCCGGCGGTCCCGGCGAAATGATCGCCAAACGAGCCGGTGCCACGCTGGACACCTTCAAGGATCAGCTGCCCGCCTCCGTCGGCACCTCGACCGGCGAGTTCGCCGACCCGGAGGAGATCGCGGCGCTCGTGGTGTTCCTCGCCTCCGGCAAGGTGGCCAATATGAGCGGTGCGGATCTGGTGATCGACGGCGGAATGATGAAGACCGTCTGAGCCGATCGACCGAAAAGCCCCTTTCGCCGAAGCGAAAGGGGCTTTTCCGCATTCTGTGGTGTGTGGGGCTTCAACGCCCCGCGGGGGATTTCTCCGCCTGCGCCGTCGAGACTTCCGCGGCGCGGGGCCGTCCCACGAACAGCGCGGACGCCACCAAACCGATCAGCAGGACCAACGCCGGCAGGTACATGGACTGGCTGAGCGCGCTGCTCAGCTTGTGCAGCACCGTTTCGCGCAGTTCGGGTGGCAGGTCGCGCACACTGGTGCCGTCACCGGTTTCGCCGATCGGACCGGCGGGAAGTCCCTGTGCCGCGATGCGCGTCGACAGCAGCGCGCTGATGGCGGCCGAGCCGAGCGTGAATCCCATTTGGCGGGTGGTCAGGAAAACTCCGGAGCCGGCTCCCGCCTGATGCATGGACAGGTTCCGGATCGCGTTGGCCGCGAGCGGTGCCCAGACGAAGGCGTTCGCGATACCGGCGATCGCGCCGAGGACGACGAACAGCGCCAGGGACGAATCCGGCGTCATGACCCACGTATAGCCGAACAAGGTCCCGGCGAACAAGGCGAAACCGATGGTCGGGATCATCCGCGGCGGCAGCCGATCGGCGATCTTGCCGACGAAGGGCGCGAGCAAGCCGGTGAGGATCGCCATCGGCGCGAAGACCATCGCCGACTTCGTCGGTGACAGGTCACGCACCTGCTGCAGATAGAAGTAGGCGATCACGAACAGGCCGTTCACCGCCGAGGCCATCGAAGTGACGGCCACATTGGACAGTGAGAAGTTGCGGTCCTTGAACAGGCTCAGCGGGACCAGCGGTTCCCGCGTGTTGCGGGATTGGTTGACGACGAACAGGATCAGCACGGCGACC carries:
- a CDS encoding SDR family NAD(P)-dependent oxidoreductase → MTGAGRGIGLAIVRALVEDGYTVVAGSRTVTAGLKELTADALEADLGHPDEPARVVRHALDQHGGIDLLVNNVAGTSTPPGGFLQLDDEAFLHTFNVTFMSNVRATRAALPSLLERRGAVINISSVNAKLPQPRLVAQSAVKAAVSNLGKALAEEFGGQGLRVNTISPGPVWTDLWTSPGGPGEMIAKRAGATLDTFKDQLPASVGTSTGEFADPEEIAALVVFLASGKVANMSGADLVIDGGMMKTV
- a CDS encoding DHA2 family efflux MFS transporter permease subunit, whose translation is MSSKSNPWPALYAVIVGFFLLLLDMSIVAVANPAIMADLHADISQAIWATSAYLLAYAVPLLITGRLGDRFGPKNVYLLGLVVFTGASLWCGASTSIDMLIAARVVQGLGAALMTPQTMAVITRTFPPDKRGAAMGLWGGAAGLAALVGPIVGGVLVDWQGWQWIFYVNVPIGILAFVLAVWLVPALETREHKFDITGMALSAIGMFLLVFGIQEGNARNWDLVIWALIVAGVAVLILFVVNQSRNTREPLVPLSLFKDRNFSLSNVAVTSMASAVNGLFVIAYFYLQQVRDLSPTKSAMVFAPMAILTGLLAPFVGKIADRLPPRMIPTIGFALFAGTLFGYTWVMTPDSSLALFVVLGAIAGIANAFVWAPLAANAIRNLSMHQAGAGSGVFLTTRQMGFTLGSAAISALLSTRIAAQGLPAGPIGETGDGTSVRDLPPELRETVLHKLSSALSQSMYLPALVLLIGLVASALFVGRPRAAEVSTAQAEKSPAGR
- a CDS encoding LmbU family transcriptional regulator; its protein translation is MPPTNRDVLEPAQVEPKPQVRADQVLISRLGLRIPPSLTYGDWERAGLQLSRIFDSSAWCLGDWLVCGQENYADRYVRAIDAAGLDYQTLRNYAWVTRRFQLERRRELLSFQHHAEVAALDTREQDHWLDRAEKERWSRNELRRRLRGIKANKKTGAEPASVVPRLAVARERVERWRAAAQQADDHLENWMVLILDRAAEDILSTKST